A stretch of Bradyrhizobium diazoefficiens DNA encodes these proteins:
- a CDS encoding aspartate dehydrogenase: MTEQKASSELRVAIAGLGSIGTKIAMALDQGIEGLALSAVAVRDAAKHQGFLSGLRRKPQILPIDQLGETADIVVECAPSSQLRAIVEPAVKRGKAAVVVSVGGLLENFDLVDLARAHGGRIIVPTGALIGLDAVNAAAVGTIHSVKMVTRKPIDGLKGAPFIVQNNIDIDNLREPLKLFEGTAREAAKGFPANLNVAVALSLAGVGPDRTMVQIWADPTVTRNVHRIEVDADSARFSMSIENIPSENPKTGIITALSVIALLRKQRATLCVGT; the protein is encoded by the coding sequence ATGACTGAACAGAAAGCGTCGAGCGAGTTGCGGGTTGCCATCGCAGGCCTGGGCTCGATCGGCACCAAGATCGCGATGGCACTCGATCAGGGCATCGAGGGACTGGCGCTGTCAGCCGTAGCTGTGCGCGATGCCGCCAAGCATCAGGGATTCCTCAGCGGCTTGCGCCGCAAGCCGCAAATCTTGCCGATCGATCAGCTCGGTGAGACCGCCGACATCGTGGTCGAGTGCGCGCCGAGCAGCCAATTGCGCGCGATCGTCGAGCCTGCGGTGAAGCGCGGCAAGGCGGCGGTCGTGGTCAGCGTCGGCGGGCTGCTCGAGAATTTTGATCTCGTCGATCTCGCCCGCGCCCATGGCGGCCGCATCATCGTGCCGACCGGGGCGCTGATCGGGCTCGATGCGGTCAACGCCGCCGCGGTCGGCACCATCCATTCGGTGAAAATGGTCACGCGCAAGCCGATCGACGGCTTGAAGGGCGCACCGTTCATCGTTCAGAACAACATCGACATCGACAATCTGCGCGAGCCGCTCAAGCTGTTCGAGGGCACCGCGCGCGAGGCCGCAAAGGGCTTTCCGGCCAACCTCAACGTCGCGGTGGCGCTGTCGCTCGCGGGCGTCGGACCTGATCGCACCATGGTGCAGATCTGGGCCGATCCAACCGTGACGCGCAACGTTCACCGGATCGAGGTCGACGCGGATTCGGCGCGGTTCTCGATGTCGATCGAAAACATCCCGTCCGAAAACCCCAAGACCGGGATCATCACGGCGCTCTCGGTGATCGCGCTGCTGCGCAAGCAGCGCGCCACGCTCTGCGTCGGGACTTAG
- a CDS encoding MFS transporter: protein MASEIQRRVLRKITWRIVPFIMLLYFVAFIDRVNIGFASLTMNKDIGLSPTVYGFGAGIFFWGYFLFEVPSNIILHKVGARISIARVMIIWGLVSAAMTFVQGATSFYILRFLLGIAEAGFFPGIILYLSYWFPARQRAAVTALFMAAAPLSTVLGSPVSGALLEMDGMFGLKGWQWLFVLEALPAVLLGFVVLAFLTDRPDKAKWLTDDERRWLVETMNEETTSKAATASHSIWRGLADPRVLALALIYFGTSAGLYTLGVWAPQIIKQFGLSTLQVGFLNALPATAAVVIMVLWARHSDRTGERTWHVVWACLIAAAGLAYAGLATGVVTVLVALTLVNIGISSAKPPLWSMPTLFLSGPAAAAGIATINSIGNLGGFVGPAIIGWIKDQTGSFVGGLYFVAGLLVLSAVLTLLLSRAQTAPVEPVPQSH, encoded by the coding sequence GTGGCGAGCGAGATTCAGAGGCGCGTGCTGCGCAAGATCACCTGGCGCATCGTTCCCTTCATCATGCTGCTCTACTTCGTGGCCTTCATCGACCGCGTCAACATCGGCTTCGCCTCGCTGACGATGAACAAGGACATCGGCCTGTCGCCGACCGTCTACGGGTTTGGCGCCGGCATCTTCTTCTGGGGCTATTTCCTGTTCGAGGTGCCCTCCAACATCATCCTGCACAAGGTCGGCGCGCGGATCTCGATCGCGCGGGTGATGATCATCTGGGGCCTCGTCTCGGCGGCGATGACGTTCGTGCAAGGCGCGACCAGCTTCTACATCCTGCGCTTCCTGCTCGGAATCGCCGAAGCCGGCTTCTTTCCGGGCATCATCCTCTATCTCTCCTACTGGTTCCCGGCGCGTCAGCGCGCCGCGGTGACCGCGTTGTTCATGGCGGCCGCTCCCCTCTCGACGGTGCTGGGCTCGCCGGTCTCCGGCGCGCTGCTGGAGATGGACGGAATGTTCGGCCTCAAGGGCTGGCAATGGCTGTTCGTGCTGGAGGCGCTGCCGGCCGTGCTGCTCGGCTTCGTCGTGCTGGCGTTCCTGACCGATCGGCCCGACAAGGCAAAATGGCTCACCGATGACGAGCGACGCTGGCTGGTCGAGACCATGAACGAGGAGACCACCAGCAAGGCCGCGACCGCGAGCCACAGCATCTGGCGCGGGCTCGCCGACCCGCGTGTGCTGGCGCTGGCGCTGATCTATTTCGGCACTTCGGCTGGCCTCTATACGCTCGGCGTCTGGGCGCCGCAGATCATCAAGCAGTTCGGCCTGTCCACGCTCCAGGTCGGTTTCCTCAATGCGCTGCCGGCGACTGCGGCCGTCGTCATCATGGTGCTATGGGCGCGGCATTCGGACCGCACCGGCGAGCGCACCTGGCATGTGGTGTGGGCCTGCCTGATCGCCGCCGCGGGCCTCGCCTATGCAGGACTTGCGACCGGTGTCGTCACGGTGCTGGTGGCGCTCACGCTGGTCAATATCGGCATCTCTTCCGCAAAACCGCCGCTCTGGAGCATGCCGACGCTGTTCCTGTCCGGCCCCGCGGCCGCAGCCGGCATCGCCACCATCAACTCGATCGGCAATCTCGGCGGCTTCGTCGGTCCCGCCATAATCGGCTGGATCAAGGACCAGACCGGCAGTTTTGTCGGCGGCCTCTATTTCGTCGCCGGACTGCTCGTCCTCTCCGCAGTCCTGACCCTGCTATTGTCGCGCGCGCAAACCGCGCCCGTCGAACCCGTTCCGCAATCCCACTAG
- a CDS encoding DUF962 domain-containing protein: MAGYFQRQLADYVEYHRDPWNCAMHVVGILLLFTGATLPLTLVHFPVFGVEVSLAVILALPVLVYWLMLDAGVGLGILAAMIVLLSVATAIGNQVSIAMMWSIFAMLIGLGVASQIIGHKVFEERQPSMVDHPTHFLLGPMFVMAKLFIALGFRRDLAAILAPLPANSLSTR, from the coding sequence ATGGCTGGCTATTTTCAACGCCAACTGGCCGATTATGTCGAATACCACCGCGATCCCTGGAATTGCGCGATGCATGTGGTCGGCATTCTCCTGCTCTTCACCGGCGCGACGCTGCCGCTGACGCTGGTCCATTTCCCTGTGTTCGGGGTCGAGGTGAGCCTGGCGGTGATCCTGGCCCTGCCGGTCCTGGTTTACTGGCTGATGCTCGACGCCGGGGTCGGGCTCGGCATCCTCGCAGCGATGATCGTGCTGCTTTCGGTCGCAACCGCAATCGGCAATCAGGTCTCGATTGCCATGATGTGGTCGATTTTTGCGATGCTGATCGGGCTTGGCGTCGCATCGCAGATCATCGGCCACAAGGTTTTCGAGGAGCGGCAGCCGTCGATGGTCGACCACCCTACGCATTTCCTGCTTGGACCGATGTTCGTCATGGCAAAATTGTTCATTGCACTGGGTTTTCGTCGCGACCTTGCCGCGATTCTCGCGCCTCTTCCGGCCAACTCCCTTTCAACCCGATAG
- a CDS encoding NAD-dependent epimerase/dehydratase family protein produces the protein MALVLVTGGSGFIGQHLVEALRARGQRVRVLDVRPPATANADVDYVHGSVLDGAAVDAALSGVDQVYHLAGLPGMWVANKRDFHDVNFRGTEIVLAAAMKRGVSRFLHCSTESILFPYANLNGVAAEEALQPADAMPGAYTRSKSLAEHHAAKAAASGFPLVIGTPTMPIGPADHNLTPPTAMLWYFLQKKVQPHLDFLVNLVDVRDVATGLMLTMERGRIGQRYILGGDCVRLGQILRMMSAMSGRRQFPVVVPGKIAELSATMLEYMSDHITRRPPNGTAEGVRIALAASDLSIGKARNELGYAPRPIEPVLRETITHLLGRGGQAASNAIEHHALSSRAS, from the coding sequence ATGGCTCTCGTCCTGGTTACCGGTGGCAGCGGCTTCATCGGACAGCATCTCGTCGAAGCGCTCCGCGCCCGTGGGCAGCGGGTGCGTGTTCTCGACGTCCGGCCGCCGGCCACGGCGAACGCGGACGTCGACTATGTCCACGGCTCGGTGCTGGATGGCGCCGCAGTCGATGCTGCGCTTTCGGGGGTCGATCAGGTCTATCACCTCGCCGGCCTGCCCGGCATGTGGGTCGCCAACAAGCGGGACTTTCACGACGTCAATTTCCGCGGCACCGAAATCGTGCTTGCGGCTGCGATGAAGCGCGGTGTGTCGCGCTTCCTGCACTGCTCCACGGAATCGATCCTGTTCCCTTACGCGAACCTCAACGGCGTCGCCGCCGAGGAAGCGCTGCAGCCGGCCGACGCGATGCCCGGTGCCTATACGCGGTCGAAGTCGCTTGCCGAGCACCACGCCGCGAAGGCCGCGGCCAGCGGCTTCCCGCTCGTGATCGGCACCCCGACCATGCCGATCGGCCCCGCCGACCACAATCTGACGCCGCCGACGGCGATGCTGTGGTACTTCCTCCAGAAGAAGGTGCAGCCGCATCTCGACTTCCTGGTCAACCTCGTCGACGTCCGCGACGTCGCCACGGGCCTTATGCTGACGATGGAGCGCGGCCGCATCGGCCAGCGCTACATCCTCGGTGGCGATTGCGTCCGGCTCGGCCAGATCCTGCGGATGATGTCGGCGATGAGCGGGCGGCGGCAGTTTCCGGTCGTCGTGCCCGGCAAGATCGCCGAGCTCTCTGCGACCATGCTCGAATATATGTCCGACCACATCACGCGCCGGCCGCCCAACGGCACCGCCGAGGGCGTGCGCATCGCGCTCGCCGCGAGCGACCTCTCGATCGGCAAGGCCCGTAACGAGCTCGGCTATGCGCCGCGCCCGATCGAGCCGGTGCTGCGCGAAACCATCACCCATCTGCTCGGCCGCGGCGGCCAGGCCGCGTCCAATGCCATCGAGCATCACGCGCTGTCGTCGCGCGCGAGCTGA
- a CDS encoding sorbosone dehydrogenase family protein: MTFSSIFAQFVAFLGGVALQWRKLSGTTPAPAWGQTPAIPEAKPQGALPTLKMPTARGWSEGQKPTAAPGLKVNAFATGLDHPRWIEVLPNGDVLIAEATQIAGAPRSVFHYAMQATMRRAAALGVSANRITLLRDKDGDGVAEVRGAFMENLSQPFGMALVGDTFYVGNTDGVMAFPYVANADSITAPGKRLTNFKPSGHWTRSLLASPDGKKLYAGVGSLSNIAEMGMEVEEGRAAVYELDLVAGTHRIFGAGLRNPVGLAWEPTTGVLWTVVNERDGLGDETPPDYLTSVRDGGFYGWPYCYWGKTVDDRVPQDAAMVAKALTPDYALGGHTASLGLCWMPAGTLPGFPDGMVIGQHGSWNRSTLSGYKLVFVPFENGKPSGPARDILSGFLAPDEKASYGRPVGVVIGPDRKSLLMADDVGNVIWRVTGA, encoded by the coding sequence ATGACCTTTTCCAGCATCTTCGCGCAGTTCGTCGCGTTTCTCGGCGGCGTCGCGCTGCAATGGCGGAAGCTGTCGGGCACCACACCCGCGCCGGCCTGGGGCCAGACACCGGCGATTCCCGAAGCTAAGCCGCAAGGCGCACTGCCGACGTTGAAAATGCCGACCGCACGCGGCTGGAGCGAAGGGCAGAAGCCGACCGCTGCGCCCGGGCTCAAGGTCAACGCATTCGCGACCGGCCTCGACCATCCGCGCTGGATCGAGGTACTGCCCAATGGCGACGTGCTGATCGCGGAAGCGACGCAGATCGCTGGCGCGCCGAGGAGCGTGTTTCACTACGCCATGCAGGCGACGATGCGGCGCGCCGCAGCACTCGGCGTCAGCGCCAATCGCATCACGCTGCTGCGCGACAAGGACGGCGACGGTGTCGCCGAAGTCCGCGGCGCCTTCATGGAGAACCTGAGCCAGCCGTTCGGCATGGCGCTGGTCGGCGACACCTTCTATGTCGGCAACACCGACGGCGTGATGGCCTTTCCCTATGTTGCGAATGCCGACAGCATCACCGCGCCGGGCAAGCGGCTCACGAATTTCAAGCCGAGCGGCCATTGGACGCGCAGCCTGCTCGCGAGCCCCGACGGCAAGAAGCTCTATGCCGGCGTCGGCTCGTTGAGCAACATCGCCGAGATGGGCATGGAGGTTGAGGAAGGCCGCGCCGCGGTCTACGAGCTCGATCTCGTCGCCGGCACGCATCGCATTTTCGGTGCCGGCCTGCGCAACCCGGTTGGATTGGCCTGGGAGCCGACGACCGGTGTACTCTGGACCGTCGTCAACGAGCGCGACGGGCTCGGCGACGAGACGCCGCCGGATTATCTGACCTCGGTGCGCGATGGCGGCTTCTACGGCTGGCCCTATTGCTATTGGGGCAAGACGGTCGACGACCGCGTGCCGCAGGATGCCGCGATGGTCGCCAAGGCGCTGACGCCGGACTATGCCCTCGGCGGCCACACCGCCTCGCTCGGCCTGTGCTGGATGCCCGCCGGCACGCTCCCCGGTTTTCCGGACGGCATGGTGATCGGCCAGCACGGCTCGTGGAATCGCAGCACGCTGTCCGGCTACAAACTGGTGTTCGTCCCGTTCGAGAACGGAAAACCTTCCGGCCCTGCGCGCGACATCCTCTCGGGCTTCCTGGCGCCCGACGAGAAGGCATCCTACGGCCGTCCGGTCGGCGTCGTGATCGGACCCGACAGGAAGTCGCTGCTGATGGCCGACGACGTCGGCAACGTGATCTGGCGCGTCACCGGCGCTTGA
- a CDS encoding isoprenylcysteine carboxylmethyltransferase family protein, which yields MSFDFSKLLSVAWGGWTTTWPTQLLALIWLAWLASWVGASFWQGRTQKQVMTLESGRYRIPILVGGILFTPWTAEMLGEKPLWVFSNTGVYITALIVLAGISFTWWGRLHLGQFWSNTITHKQDHRVIDTGPYGIVRHPIYTGLIFGMLVTGVAVGTVTAMLGAILISLGMWQKGRMEEVFLSKELGEDAYGAYCRRVPMIIPFLSPR from the coding sequence ATGTCCTTCGATTTCAGCAAGCTTCTCTCTGTCGCCTGGGGCGGCTGGACCACGACCTGGCCGACGCAACTGCTGGCCCTGATCTGGCTCGCCTGGCTTGCCAGCTGGGTTGGCGCCTCGTTCTGGCAGGGCCGCACCCAGAAGCAGGTGATGACGCTGGAGTCCGGCCGCTATCGCATCCCGATCCTGGTCGGCGGCATCCTGTTCACGCCGTGGACGGCGGAAATGCTCGGCGAGAAGCCGCTCTGGGTCTTCAGCAATACCGGCGTCTACATCACGGCGCTGATCGTGCTCGCCGGCATCTCTTTCACCTGGTGGGGACGGCTGCATCTCGGCCAGTTCTGGTCGAACACCATCACCCACAAGCAAGACCACCGCGTCATCGACACCGGCCCGTACGGCATCGTGCGTCACCCGATCTACACCGGCCTGATCTTCGGCATGCTGGTCACCGGCGTCGCCGTGGGCACCGTCACCGCGATGCTCGGCGCCATCCTGATCTCGCTCGGCATGTGGCAGAAGGGCCGGATGGAAGAGGTGTTCCTGTCCAAGGAGCTCGGCGAAGACGCCTACGGCGCCTATTGCCGCCGCGTGCCGATGATCATCCCGTTCCTGTCGCCGCGGTGA
- a CDS encoding OmpA family protein has product MRATGHVTAGIGIALGLALLAGTAGAQTAPTRDDIVGKLNHFEEAAEVDLPALKQQVMERAKARIKNDPGPVNRPLIAPDLAKLPAFNAQIQFDADTPIIQPDSYQTVGRIADAMVHASLLPYTFLIVGHVESNQKTREANAILSQRRADAIRDVLVNTFKISTKRLQPIGLGEEQFLDRAKPTSAVNGQLQILTFAKVPEDAPARPAAAPAPAAKRPAKKH; this is encoded by the coding sequence ATGCGTGCAACCGGGCACGTCACCGCCGGAATTGGCATCGCATTGGGCCTCGCTTTGCTCGCGGGCACAGCCGGCGCGCAGACGGCGCCAACCCGTGACGACATCGTCGGCAAGCTCAATCATTTCGAGGAGGCCGCCGAGGTCGATCTTCCCGCGCTGAAGCAGCAGGTGATGGAGCGGGCCAAGGCCAGGATCAAGAACGATCCGGGTCCGGTGAACCGGCCGCTGATCGCGCCCGACCTCGCCAAGCTGCCCGCCTTCAACGCTCAGATCCAGTTCGACGCCGACACGCCGATCATCCAGCCGGACTCCTACCAGACCGTCGGCCGGATCGCCGACGCGATGGTTCACGCCTCGCTGCTCCCCTACACGTTCCTGATCGTCGGGCATGTCGAGTCCAATCAGAAGACGCGGGAAGCCAACGCGATCCTGAGCCAGCGCCGGGCCGACGCGATCCGCGACGTGCTGGTCAACACGTTCAAGATTTCGACCAAGCGGCTGCAGCCGATCGGCCTTGGCGAGGAGCAGTTCCTCGATCGCGCAAAGCCGACCTCGGCGGTCAACGGCCAGTTGCAAATCCTGACCTTTGCCAAGGTGCCCGAGGATGCGCCGGCGCGTCCCGCAGCAGCGCCTGCGCCTGCGGCGAAAAGGCCCGCCAAGAAGCATTGA
- a CDS encoding LysR family transcriptional regulator produces MELHQLRCFVAAAEQLHFGRAAQHLQMLPSALGRQIRLLEEDLGTRLFARTTRAVSLTEGGTTLLRDARVILARVEAVESSLRNRSRAGAGRRLRVGAIDSAAAGLLPPLLRDFRIKHPEVAVQLLEDKTVRLLPKILTGALDLAFVRPPDRPDKRLEFRALLQETAIVAFPQRHALAARKSITLADIADEPMLVPDRRSRPHSHDLTIKLFEQAGLAPRIVQVADEKQTIIHLVATKLGVAIVPRWTTRMAVSGVRFVSLRPKQTGPVGRLPLAAAWLRGSRDPARDAMLAVLEARLRSYAREA; encoded by the coding sequence ATGGAATTGCATCAACTGCGATGCTTCGTGGCGGCGGCCGAGCAGCTGCATTTCGGCCGCGCCGCGCAGCATCTCCAGATGCTGCCGTCCGCGCTCGGCCGCCAGATCAGGTTGCTGGAAGAGGATTTGGGGACGCGGCTGTTCGCGCGCACCACCCGTGCCGTCTCGCTCACCGAGGGCGGCACCACGTTGTTGCGCGATGCCCGGGTCATCCTCGCCCGTGTCGAGGCCGTCGAGAGCAGTCTGCGCAACCGCTCGCGCGCAGGCGCCGGTCGGCGGTTGCGGGTCGGCGCCATCGACAGCGCCGCAGCAGGGCTGCTACCGCCGTTGCTGCGTGATTTCCGCATCAAGCATCCGGAAGTCGCGGTGCAGCTTCTCGAAGACAAGACGGTCCGGCTCTTGCCAAAGATTCTGACTGGCGCTCTCGATCTCGCTTTCGTTCGTCCACCCGACCGGCCGGACAAGCGGCTCGAATTTCGCGCTCTGCTCCAGGAGACCGCGATCGTGGCCTTCCCCCAACGCCACGCGCTCGCGGCGCGCAAGTCCATCACGCTGGCCGACATCGCGGACGAGCCGATGCTGGTGCCGGATCGCCGCTCGCGACCGCACAGCCACGACCTCACGATCAAGCTGTTCGAGCAGGCCGGGCTCGCGCCGCGCATCGTGCAGGTCGCCGACGAGAAGCAGACCATCATCCATCTGGTGGCCACGAAGCTCGGGGTCGCGATCGTGCCGCGCTGGACGACGCGGATGGCGGTCTCAGGCGTGCGCTTCGTGTCGCTCCGGCCGAAACAGACCGGCCCCGTCGGTCGGCTGCCGCTGGCTGCGGCGTGGCTGCGCGGCTCCCGCGACCCGGCGCGCGATGCGATGCTGGCGGTGCTCGAAGCGCGCCTGCGCAGCTATGCGCGAGAGGCGTGA
- a CDS encoding ATP-dependent helicase — protein sequence MIRMTEPSKITGVPDHQPAAGGIAARARASVGPKYLSGLNPEQREAVETLDGPVLVLAGAGTGKTRVLTTRIAHILSQGRARPAEILSVTFTNKAAREMKHRLGQMLGHAVEGMPWLGTFHSIGGRILRAHAELAQLKSNFTVLDTDDQVRLLKQLLQADNIDDKRWPARMLAGLIDGWKNRGLTPSQVPSGEAAVFANGKGGKLYASYQERLKILNAADFGDLLLEDIRIFREHPDILRQYQQRFKFILVDEYQDTNVAQYLWLRLLSQAPSSPFTSPRVRGEVGLQSNPGEGDSPSTALVETPPHPDLLSASEARRDPASGEREKAHVKNICCVGDDDQSIYGWRGAEVDNILRFDHDFPGAKVIRLERNYRSTGHILAAASHLIAHNEGRLGKTLRTEDQDGEKVTVTGSWDSEEEARGIGEEIEQIQRQGDKLNEIAILVRASYQMREFEDRFVTLGLPYRVIGGPRFYERAEIRDALAYLRVINSPADDLAFERIVNVPKRGLGDATVQMLHDHARKRRIPLFEAARAVVETDELKPKARGSLRDVVAQFDRWRAAREVTAHTDLAQIVLDESGYTEMWQKDRSADAAGRLENLKELVRSMEEFENLQGFLEHISLVMDRESGAEDDAVSLMTLHSAKGLEFDNVFLPGWEEGLFPSQRTLDEQGRAGLEEERRLGHVGLTRARRRAKIYFATNRRIHGTWSTTIPSRFLDELPAANVEITESKGGSAWGGTGGYGASRFDDMEAFGSTYSTPGWQRAQANREGNRNRGGGRNGGGRSGFEEEASTFSSASSSGPDFGSFASRRRGPMTIEGELVAKSTGTTSEFSLSDRVFHQKFGYGRVTKIDGNKLTIAFDRAGEKKVVDSFVQRA from the coding sequence ATGATTCGCATGACCGAGCCGAGCAAGATCACAGGCGTCCCCGACCACCAGCCCGCCGCCGGCGGCATCGCCGCGCGTGCGCGCGCCTCGGTGGGGCCGAAATACCTCTCCGGGCTCAATCCCGAGCAGCGCGAGGCGGTGGAGACGCTGGATGGCCCGGTCCTGGTGCTGGCCGGCGCCGGCACCGGCAAGACGCGTGTGCTGACCACGCGCATCGCCCACATCCTGAGCCAGGGCCGCGCCCGCCCCGCCGAGATCCTGTCGGTGACCTTCACCAACAAGGCCGCGCGCGAGATGAAGCACCGGCTCGGCCAGATGCTCGGCCATGCCGTCGAAGGCATGCCGTGGCTCGGCACCTTCCACTCCATCGGCGGCCGCATCCTGCGCGCCCATGCGGAGCTGGCGCAGCTCAAGTCGAATTTTACCGTGCTCGACACCGACGACCAGGTGCGTCTGCTCAAGCAGCTGCTGCAAGCCGACAACATCGACGATAAGCGCTGGCCGGCACGGATGCTGGCCGGGCTGATCGACGGCTGGAAGAACCGCGGCCTGACGCCGTCGCAGGTGCCGTCGGGCGAAGCCGCCGTCTTCGCCAACGGCAAGGGCGGCAAGCTCTATGCGAGCTATCAGGAGCGGCTGAAGATCTTGAACGCCGCCGATTTCGGCGACCTGCTGCTGGAAGACATCCGCATCTTCCGCGAGCACCCGGACATTCTCCGGCAGTACCAGCAGCGCTTCAAATTCATCCTGGTCGACGAATATCAGGACACCAACGTCGCGCAATATCTGTGGCTGCGGCTGCTGTCGCAGGCGCCGTCGTCTCCCTTCACCTCTCCCCGCGTGCGGGGAGAGGTCGGATTGCAAAGCAATCCGGGTGAGGGGGACTCTCCGAGCACCGCGCTCGTGGAGACTCCCCCTCACCCCGACCTTCTCAGCGCGAGCGAAGCTCGTCGCGACCCCGCAAGCGGGGAGAGGGAGAAAGCCCACGTCAAAAACATCTGCTGCGTCGGCGACGACGACCAGTCGATCTATGGCTGGCGCGGTGCCGAGGTCGACAACATCCTGCGCTTCGACCATGATTTTCCCGGCGCCAAGGTCATTCGCCTCGAGCGCAATTACCGCTCGACCGGCCACATCCTCGCCGCCGCCTCGCATCTGATCGCGCATAACGAAGGCCGGCTCGGCAAAACGCTGCGCACCGAGGATCAGGACGGCGAGAAGGTCACGGTCACGGGCTCCTGGGATTCGGAGGAGGAAGCCCGCGGCATCGGCGAAGAGATCGAGCAGATCCAGCGGCAGGGCGACAAGTTAAACGAGATCGCCATTCTCGTGCGCGCCTCCTACCAGATGCGCGAGTTCGAAGATCGTTTCGTCACGCTCGGCCTGCCCTATCGCGTGATCGGCGGTCCGCGCTTCTACGAGCGCGCCGAAATCCGCGACGCTCTCGCCTATCTGCGCGTGATCAACTCGCCGGCCGACGATCTCGCTTTCGAGCGCATCGTCAACGTCCCCAAGCGCGGCCTCGGCGACGCCACCGTTCAGATGCTGCACGACCACGCCCGCAAGCGCCGCATTCCGCTGTTCGAGGCAGCGCGCGCGGTGGTCGAGACCGACGAGCTGAAGCCGAAGGCGCGCGGAAGTCTGCGCGACGTCGTCGCCCAGTTCGACCGCTGGCGCGCCGCGCGCGAGGTCACCGCGCACACTGATCTCGCCCAGATCGTGCTCGACGAGAGCGGCTATACCGAAATGTGGCAGAAGGACCGTTCGGCGGACGCCGCAGGCCGGCTGGAGAACCTGAAAGAGCTGGTGCGCTCGATGGAGGAGTTCGAGAACCTGCAAGGATTCCTCGAGCACATCTCGCTGGTGATGGACCGCGAGAGCGGCGCCGAGGACGACGCGGTGTCGCTGATGACGCTGCACTCGGCTAAGGGGCTCGAATTCGACAACGTATTCCTGCCCGGCTGGGAGGAAGGCCTGTTCCCGAGCCAGCGCACGTTGGACGAACAGGGCCGGGCCGGGCTTGAGGAAGAGCGCCGCCTCGGCCATGTCGGCCTCACGCGCGCGAGGCGGCGCGCGAAAATCTATTTTGCGACCAACCGCCGGATCCATGGCACCTGGTCGACCACGATCCCGTCGCGCTTCCTCGACGAATTGCCGGCGGCCAATGTCGAGATCACGGAATCCAAGGGCGGCTCGGCCTGGGGCGGCACCGGCGGCTATGGCGCCTCGCGCTTCGACGACATGGAAGCGTTCGGATCGACGTACTCCACGCCCGGCTGGCAGCGCGCCCAGGCAAACCGAGAAGGCAATCGCAACCGTGGCGGCGGCCGCAACGGCGGCGGTCGCAGCGGCTTCGAGGAAGAGGCTTCGACGTTCTCGTCCGCCTCGTCATCCGGACCCGATTTCGGCAGCTTTGCCTCGCGCCGCCGCGGTCCCATGACGATCGAGGGCGAGCTGGTCGCCAAATCGACCGGTACGACGTCGGAATTCTCGCTCTCCGACCGCGTCTTCCACCAGAAATTCGGCTACGGCCGGGTCACCAAGATCGACGGCAACAAGCTCACCATTGCCTTCGACAGGGCCGGCGAGAAGAAGGTCGTGGACAGCTTTGTGCAGCGGGCGTGA